In Tachysurus fulvidraco isolate hzauxx_2018 chromosome 3, HZAU_PFXX_2.0, whole genome shotgun sequence, a single window of DNA contains:
- the scxb gene encoding basic helix-loop-helix transcription factor scleraxis produces the protein MSFAMVHPSPARFLYSEISTLSEDDENGSESSGSEDKSFHLSTPGYNAIKTDSRKRKYGCRPSVEVTDLHLPISETRQRNAANARERDRTNSVNMAFTALRTLIPTEPADRKLSKIETLRLASSYISHLENVLLVGEACGDGQPCHKSTGALHNHLHKTIDASPDSENSQPRQICTFCLSNQRRLNKDRERKTAIRS, from the coding sequence ATGTCCTTTGCCATGGTTCACCCGTCTCCTGCCCGTTTCCTTTACTCTGAGATTAGCACTCTCTCAGAGGATGATGAGAACGGCAGCGAAAGCTCAGGATCCGAAGACAAATCCTTTCATCTTTCCACTCCTGGGTACAACGCTATCAAAACAGACTCTCGCAAACGGAAGTACGGCTGCAGGCCATCAGTCGAAGTCACAGATCTTCACTTGCCAATCTCAGAGACCCGACAGCGTAATGCTGCCAATGCTCGAGAACGGGACCGCACAAACAGCGTGAACATGGCTTTTACAGCTCTGAGGACACTCATACCCACTGAACCGGCTGACAGGAAGCTGTCTAAGATCGAGACGTTACGGCTGGCCTCCAGCTACATCTCTCACCTGGAAAATGTACTATTGGTGGGAGAAGCATGTGGAGATGGGCAGCCCTGCCATAAAAGCACAGGGGCTCTACACAACCATCTCCATAAGACCATAGATGCGAGTCCAGACTCAGAGAACTCCCAGCCCAGACAGATCTGCACTTTCTGCCTCAGTAACCAGAGAAGACTG